One stretch of Sander vitreus isolate 19-12246 chromosome 16, sanVit1, whole genome shotgun sequence DNA includes these proteins:
- the hmgcs1 gene encoding hydroxymethylglutaryl-CoA synthase, cytoplasmic, with protein sequence MPGSGPISCLGPWPKDVGIIALELYFPSQYVDQAELEQLDGVAAGKYTVGLGQARMGFCSDREDINSLCLTVVQRLMERNGLSYDSVGRLEVGTETIIDKSKSVKTVIMQLFEDSGNTDVEGIDTTNACYGGTAALFNAVNWVESSSWDGRYALVVAGDIAVYATGSARPTGGAGAVAMLVGPNAPLAFERGLRGTHMQHAYDFYKPDLMSEYPVVDGKLSIECYLSALDRCYSVYRNKIHAQWQREGSEERFSLDDFGFLVFHSPYCKLVQKSLARLMLNDFLSHPSPNTETGPFTGLDAFRDIKPEETYFDRDVEKAFMKASADLFETKTKASLLISNQNGNMYTPSVYGCLASLIAQQTASQIAGQRIGVFSYGSGFAATLYSLRVTQDHTPGSGLDKLVSSLSDLKVRLDSRQKVSPAVFSENMKLREDTHHLANYVPRGSVEDLFPGTWYLTRVDDKHRREYARRPVDDDLTAAPELVRSSTAPEHIPSPAKKMPRIPAATAGPDAAISN encoded by the exons ATGCCGGGATCAGGACCAATCAGTTGCTTGGGACCATGGCCCAAAGATGTTGGTATTATTGCCTTGGAACTGTACTTCCCATCCCAGTATGTGGACCAGGCCGAGCTGGAGCAATTAGACGGCGTGGCAGCTGGTAAATACACTGTGGGCCTGGGCCAAGCTCGCATGGGCTTCTGCTCCGACCGCGAGGACATCAACTCCCTGTGCCTGACGGTGGTCCAGAGGCTCATGGAGAGGAACGGCCTGTCTTACGACAGTGTGGGTCGACTGGAGGTCGGCACTGAGACCATCATCGACAAGTCCAAATCTGTCAAGACAGTCATCATGCAGCTGTTTGAGGACTCTGGCAATACAGATGTGGAGGGTATTGACACCACAAACGCCTGCTACGGGGGTACAGCTGCACTCTTCAACGCTGTCAACTGGGTAGAGTCCAGCTCATGGGATG GGCGATATGCTTTGGTTGTAGCGGGGGACATTGCTGTCTACGCCACAGGAAGTGCCCGGCCCACAGGGGGTGCCGGTGCAGTGGCCATGCTGGTCGGGCCTAATGCTCCTCTGGCCTTTGAACGAG GTCTGCGAGGAACCCACATGCAGCATGCATATGACTTCTACAAGCCCGACCTGATGTCAGAGTATCCTGTGGTGGACGGAAAGCTGTCAATCGAGTGCTACCTGAGTGCCTTGGACCGCTGCTACTCTGTGTACCGCAACAAGATCCATGCGCAGTGGCAAAGAG AGGGTTCAGAAGAGCGTTTCAGCCTGGACGACTTTGGCTTTCTAGTATTCCATTCTCCATACTGCAAGCTGGTGCAGAAGTCGTTGGCTAGGCTGATGCTGAACGACTTTCTGAGCCACCCCAGCCCCAACACTGAGACGGGACCCTTCACAGGCCTCGATGCTTTCAG AGATATAAAGCCAGAAGAGACCTACTTTGACCGGGATGTGGAGAAGGCCTTCATGAAGGCCAGTGCAGATCTGTTTGAGACGAAGACCAAGGCCTCCCTGCTGATCTCCAACCAGAATGGAAACATGTACACCCCCTCTGTCTACGGCTGCCTTGCATCACTCATTGCACA ACAAACAGCTTCACAGATAGCAGGACAGAGGATTGGAGTTTTCTCCTACGGTTCAGGATTTGCTGCTACTCTGTATTCTCTCAGAGTCACACAGGACCATACACCCG gatctGGTCTGGACAAACTTGTGTCCAGCCTGAGTGACCTGAAGGTCCGACTGGACTCGAGGCAGAAGGTTTCGCCTGCTGTCTTCTCTGAGAACATGAAGCTGAGAGAGGATACACACCACTTAG CCAACTACGTCCCTCGAGGCTCAGTGGAGGATCTGTTTCCGGGGACATGGTACCTGACACGAGTGGATGACAAACACCGCAGGGAATACGCACGAAGACCTGTGGACGATGACCTGACAGCAGCGCCAGAACTTGTTCGCTCCAGCACTGCACCAGAG